TAGTTGGTCAAAACGGAAAAGTTTATTCCATAGAAAAAGATGAAAAAGCGTTAAACTTAACAAGGAAGAATATAGAAAAATTTGGTTTGAAAAACGTAAAAGTTATCGAAGGAGAAGCTCCTAAAGCTCTAGAAGAAATTGATGAAAAAGTACATTCAATTTTCATAGGTGGTAGTGAGAACTTAGAAGAAAATATAGAAAAAGCTAAAACTCTTCTTCTTCCTAATGGAAGAATCGTAATAGATGCTATATTAATTGAAACCATTGCTAGAGCATTATCGGTGTTAAGTGATTTCAAAGTAGAAATTACAGAAGCAATAATAGCTAAAGGGATGAAGACATCAAAAGGATATGCTATGCTATCTAGAAATCCAATATTTATAATCTCTGCAGAAAAGGTGTAGATAATGAAATTATATGTGCTAGGCTTAGGTCCTGGAGATCCAGAATTAATAACCCTAAAAGCTTACAATATTCTTAGAAGTGCTAAGTTAATATTTGTACCTTATTCTACTGGAACTAATAGAAGTTTAAGTGAAGAAATAATTAAAAAATATGCTAATAATGCTCATACTGAATATTTAGGATTTCCAATGAAAAAAGAAGTTGAAGATGAAAAACTATCTGAACTTGGAAAACATATGTGTGACAAATTGGAAAAATTTAATGAAGGAGTCTTTGTTACTTTAGGCGATCCAACACTATATAGTACATTCTTTAGGGTAAAGGATTTTATGAATTGTACTTACGATCTTGAATTAATACCTGGAGTAAGTTCAATCACTGCTTGTGCTTCTAAAGCTAAAATATCTTTAGGTATAAAAAATGAAAAGATAGCCTTAGTTACTGCAGGAGATTTCTCAATTAAAGACGTAATCAATTATGATACTATTATTATATTTAAAGCAAATGAAAGAGTAAAAGAGATAATAGAAGATCTTAAGAACGCTGGATTTAACAATATAATATTTGCTAGAAGATGTTTTATGCAAGGAGAAGAAATAATCTATAATTTAACTGATATTGAAGATAAAGATTATTTTTCGACAATAATAGCTAGGAGGAATTAAAATGGAAGGTAAAGTAGTATTTGTGGGTGCTGGTCCAGGAAATCCTGAGTTAATCACTGTAAAAGCTAGAAATTATATTGAAGATGCTGACGTTATTTTATATGCTGGATCATTAGTTAATCCAGAAATACTTAAATGGGCAAGAAAAGATGCTGAGTTAATAAATACTGCTGAATTAACCACAGAAGAAGTAACTAAAATAATGATAGAAAAAGCTAAGGAAGGAAAACTGGTAGTAAGATTAAAATCTGGAGATTTTTCAATTTATGGTGCATTAACAGAAGAATTATGGGATTTACAAGATGCTAAAATTAAGTACGAGTTTGTCCCAGGTATAACAGCGGCTTTGGCAGCTGCTTCATCATTAGGTATAGAATTAACTTTACCTAAAATCTCTCAAACCGTTATTATTACTAGAGCATCAGGAAATGTACCTATGAATGGATCTCTAAAAGACTTTGCTCCTTTAATATATAAGGGAGCTTCTCTGGTCATTTATACTGGAGTTCATATTATTGATAAAGTTGTGTCAGAGTTAAGAGAAGCTGGAGTTAAAGAAGACCAGCCTATTGCAGTAGTTTATAAAGCTACTTGGGATGAAGAGAAAATAGTTAGAGGAACGTTAAGTAATATAGCAGAAAAAGTTAAAAAGGAAAAAATAACTAGAGATGCAGTAATAATTGTAGGAGAAATAGTTACACCAGAAAAATATAAAGGTAAAATAAGATCTAGCGCTTATGATCCAAATTTTGTTACCGGATTTAGATCTGATAAAGTTAAAGATCCTTTAAAGTACTTTGAGTTGCGATACAAGGTAGATAAAGGATTTGGCGAAGAATACTTAAAATACTTAATCTTGGCATTAAAGGAAAACATAAACAATAAGGATAAAGTTAGAGAACTTAAAGAAAAAATGGAAAAAGTGCTGGAAGAGGCTAAAGTAAATCCTAGGCTTAGAGAAGAGGCAGAAAGTTTACTTAAAAAATTATGAGTGTTTATAATCTTCCACTTTATTTTATTAATTATGGACTTTAATCAGATAGCAGAAAAGTGGCAAAAAGTTTGGGATGAAAAGAAAATATTTGAAGCAAATTCTGACCCTTCTAAACCTAAATTCTTTATAACTGTACCATTTCCTTATACTAACAGTCCATTTCATATTGGTCATGGAAGAACGTACATTACAGCAGATATTTACGCTAGATATATGCGAATGAAAGGATACAACGTTCTATTTCCTTTTGCGTTTCAATTTACTGGAACGCCTATACTATCAGTATCTGAAGCAATAAAGAGAGGAGATAATGATATTATTCAATCTTTCATTAAGACCTATGGATTATCTGAGGAAAAAGTTAAAGAATTTGAGGATCCATTAAAATTAGCTGAATATTTCAAACAAGAAATGGAAAATACTGCAAAGAAAATTGGATTAAGTGTTGATTGGAGAAGAACTTTTGATACAATGGATAAGAGGTTTGCATCATTTATTCAATGGCAATTTAAAAAACTGAAAGATAAAGGAAAACTGGTAGTAGAAAGTAATCCAGTAGGATATTGTCCAATAGATAATTTTCCAGTAGGTATGCACGATACCAAAGGAGACGTAGAACCTGAAATAGGCGAATTAGACGTCATTATTTTTGATGGTGAAGAAGGGTACTTATATCCTATGGCTACTTCAAGGCCAGAGACTGTCTTTGCTGGAGTAGGAATAGGAGTTAACGATAATGCTGAGTACGTTATTGCAGAATATTTTGATAAAAAATACGTTTTATCTTACGATGCATTTAGAAAATTATCATATCAAAGAGAATTAAAGGAATTAAAGAGAATTTCAGCTAACGAATTGATAGGAAAGACTGCAATTAATCCTATTACTGGAAAGAAAGTTAAAATTATAAAAAGCAAATACGTTGATCCATCTTATGGTACTGGCTTAGTTATGCTTACACCAGCTCATGATCCATTTCATAAAATAGTTGCGGAAAAAGAAGGTTTGCAAGAGATTTATCCAGTTATTTCAACACCTGGCTATCCAAAAATACCTACAGAAGTAGTAGAGACTGAGGATCCGGCTGAATTGAAAGATTATGCTGAATCCTTATATAGAGAAGAATATTATAAAGGAAAAATTTTAGACGTGTCAAGATTAGTTCCAGATTTTATGAAAGAATTTGTAAAAAATAAGATAGAAGGTAAACCGGTAAAAGAAGCTAGAGATTATGTAATAGAATTATTAAAAACAATTGGAAGATATGATAAAATCTATGAGATAAATAATGGACCTATTTATTGTAGATGTGGAGCAGAAATAGTAGTAAAAGTTGTTAAGGATCAATGGTTCATAAAATATGACGATCCTGAATGGAAAATGCAAGCTCTAAAATCATTAGATAAGATTAATATAATTCCTCCAGAAGCTAGAAAAGAATTCGAAAAAGTTATATTCCAGCTTAAGAGAAGAGCAGTAGGAAGAAGCAGAGGTTTAGGTGTTAAATTACCTTGGGACGAATCTCAGATAATAGACAGTTTAAGCGATTCTACAATTTATACTGCATTTTATACAATTTCTCACTTAATTAATAATAGTAATGATGAATTGTTTGATTATATATTTTTCGGATTAGGTAATGCAGAGGAATTAAGCAAGAAATTAAACATAACTACAGAAGAAATACAAAAAATGAGGAACGAATTTACTTATTGGTATCCAGTAGATGTAAGAAGTAGTGGTAGAGATTTAGTTTTGAATCATTTACCTTATTATATTTACAATCACATTGCAATCTTTGATACAGTTCCTAGATCTATAGTAGTTAACGGATTTATGAGAGTAGGAGGTAAAAAGATGAGTAAAAGTTTTGGAAATATTTATCCTTTAGATAAGGCTATTGAAGAATTTGGAGTTGATCCTATAAGATTAGGCTTAACTATAATGTCTAAATTATACGAAGACATAGAGTTTGACCCTAATAGCATAAACGCAATAAGCCAACAATTAAATAAGATAAGTAGCATGATAAACGAAATAACAAACTTTAAAGGAAATAATTTCGGTATCGCAGAAAAATGGTTATCAACAATTATAAAAAGAAACATAGAAAACTTTGACAAATTTATGAAAGAGTTTGATTATAATTCTGCATATAAAATCGCTCTATATGATATTTACAACAACATTAAAGAGTACATGAGTTTAACGAATTCTCCAAATGGAGAATTATTGAGAAAAGTAGCATCTGCATGGTTAAGATTATTATATCCTGCAGTACCTCATTTTGCAGAAGAAAACTGGAAATTTGAAGGATTAGTAGCTACATCAAAATTCCCAGATAATGAATTTGAAGAATACGAAGATTCAATTAAAATAGAGTATTTAGAAAACATAATTGAAAGAGCGAGAGAACTTCAAAAAATAAGTAAAGCAGAGACTGCAGAGAAAATTATTATTTACGTTAATCCAAATATAGATTTTGCCAAGGAAGCTGCAAAAGCAATTGAAAATAAGGAAACTTTAAAAGAATTTACAAGTAGAAATAAAACTCCAAATGCAGAGAAAATGTATACAGTCATGAAAGAATATAGTGATTATTTCAGAAAAACAATATTAAAAGAAAGTGAATTTGATGAAATGAAAATATTAGCTGATTTCTCACAATATATTATATCAGAATTAGATATATTACAGATGGCTGTCTATGACTCAACAGATAACTCCATTCCAGATATAAAGGGTAAAAAATCTCAAGCATTACCATTATATCCCGCAATAGTTTTAATATAACTTTTACAAATATACATGAATTACTGATTTTTTAAAATATTTTTTGAGTTAAATTTCTCGTCAGCTAATTCTATTAATCTTATTAAATCGTATCTATATTCATCAACAACATCTATTGGTAAATCTACGGTCAGTAGAGCAATAGCTTTACTCCAGGAAGTAATTATCCAATCCCCATAGTTCATAGCTAATCTAAGAACAATATCATTTAAAATGTCTGCATTCCATTCATTAATTTGCTCTCCTTCGCTTATTGCTAGAATCTTTATAGCTTCTTCAGCAGCTTTATAATACTTCTTACTAGCCTGAGTAATAATACCCTTATCCAATAATTCATTAGCTTCTTCATAATAAATTCGTGCAGAACTCTTTGCTAAAGTCATATATCATATATAGTCTAAGTGGAATTTAAATACATTTTTAGTTAATTCTAATGCACTTAAAGTATATTTCTATATCTAATATTGTTGCATAGCACCAAAGTTAAGTATACTATAAATGTATTAGCAGTAAGAATAGATATGTTAATAAATTTTTTATTATTATATTCTAGTTTATCCTAATGTTTAGGTTTGATAAATTATGTAAGGCAAGCCAAATAAGATTTTTAGAGCAAGCTAAAAATAATGATGAATATGCTAAACTTATAGGATATCATGTAGGTATAGCTTATAATAATCTAGATGAAGATATAAAGAATAAAGTTATACAAGTTGCAAGAAATTCTAGAGTATTTTATTCTAAATTCATTGAAGGAATAAAACAGACTATGCCAGAAGAAAAGGTTAAACTCATAGAGAATGAAATTGAATATACTAGCAAAAGATGAGCTAAATTTCTGCTATAGATTTTTGTACATTATACAACATTGAATTGAATACCTTTACTTTTTCTTCAAGTATATCTGCATCTCCTTGTAAAATCCTTATAGCCTCTATTGTATTTATTTCTATTTTATTTACATTATTTGTATTTAATTTTTGTGAATTAGTTATCACAAATTTGTTTCCTACAACATATTCCTTTTTGTCATGCTCTACTTTTTCTAACTGCGATAGTAGTTCTACTTCTTCATCATTTTCCTTATCATCACTCATTAATTTTACTAATCCGACATATGCCAAGTTATCCTTTATAAAGAATATTCCTGCAACTATATATTTACCTTTAACTTCAATTCTTTTTCCTCTAGGATGAACATATGTTATACCAAGCTCTTTTGATAATGAATTTAACATATCTCTAATCATTTTCTCTAAGTTTCTTGATTCTTCCTCTGGGTTCTTTAACGTGTGTGAGTTCTTCAATTTCTCTTTTACGCAATTAATATCTTCGTTGCACTCTTTCTCCATTTTTTCTATGTCTGATTTAATAAACTGTAATATCGAACTAACTGTATTTAATTCCCTTCCGTTCCACATTGAAAGAATGATTGGAAATAAATCTTCAGCTATTGGATGGCAATAAGCGTCTATTATTTCGCTTATATCTTGTGGAGTGAGCGCGCTATCTAATGATATTCTGCTTTCATCAAGCCTTCTTCTTATTGCTAAATCTGTTATTTTGCTATATGAATCAGTTGGTATAGCCATTATAACAGGTATTCCTAAGCCAGAATTTATCAGCCTATGAATTTTAGGAATATGATTATCTCTTATTTCATCTATAAGTAAGGATAAGTCTTCAAATTTCTTTAAATCAGATATTAATTTCAGCATTCCATCAAAATTCTTTTCGTAAGATAAACAATATATTCGCAGTTCTACTTCATCAAATTTATTACAAACTTTCTCTAGCCAATCTTCAAATTTTACTCCTAGTAATCTTTTAAAGAATGAATAACCATATTTTCCTTTATTTTGTGATAATAAAGGTAAAACCATATTTCTTAATTTAAGCTGATCTATTTTGCTCCAAAATTCGTCTTCTATTTCCGTTTTACTAGCCAAATCTAAGTAAAATGAATTATTTACATTTTCTTGAAGTTTCTTTAATATTGTTGTTTTACCCATACCTGGCTGTCCTATTATTGACGCAATATCCTTATTTTTTATAGCATCTAATGCTTTCTGAAGATATTGCCTATATGTTGGTCCAGCTAAAACCACATTTCTGCTACTCCACGTTGTTACTGTTACTTTTGGTATATTACAAATAGCCATTTAATCACCTTTTTTTAATTATCCCGTAAATGGAACCTTTTCTAACATATCCTTCTTCTCCTCCTGCTATAAGATCGTAGAATTCCTCAATATGTTTTCTCATTTTTGAGTAAAATTCTTCTTTACTTAATCCTAATTCTAGCCTTATAGCTTCTAAGTGAGCATAACCT
This genomic window from Acidianus manzaensis contains:
- the cbiT gene encoding precorrin-6Y C5,15-methyltransferase (decarboxylating) subunit CbiT; protein product: MTWNYVTPGIPDEEFVRDEKVPMTKEEIRSILVSKLRLNKGYKVVDIGSGTGSVTIELGLLVGQNGKVYSIEKDEKALNLTRKNIEKFGLKNVKVIEGEAPKALEEIDEKVHSIFIGGSENLEENIEKAKTLLLPNGRIVIDAILIETIARALSVLSDFKVEITEAIIAKGMKTSKGYAMLSRNPIFIISAEKV
- a CDS encoding cobalt-factor II C(20)-methyltransferase; amino-acid sequence: MKLYVLGLGPGDPELITLKAYNILRSAKLIFVPYSTGTNRSLSEEIIKKYANNAHTEYLGFPMKKEVEDEKLSELGKHMCDKLEKFNEGVFVTLGDPTLYSTFFRVKDFMNCTYDLELIPGVSSITACASKAKISLGIKNEKIALVTAGDFSIKDVINYDTIIIFKANERVKEIIEDLKNAGFNNIIFARRCFMQGEEIIYNLTDIEDKDYFSTIIARRN
- the leuS gene encoding leucine--tRNA ligase, which codes for MDFNQIAEKWQKVWDEKKIFEANSDPSKPKFFITVPFPYTNSPFHIGHGRTYITADIYARYMRMKGYNVLFPFAFQFTGTPILSVSEAIKRGDNDIIQSFIKTYGLSEEKVKEFEDPLKLAEYFKQEMENTAKKIGLSVDWRRTFDTMDKRFASFIQWQFKKLKDKGKLVVESNPVGYCPIDNFPVGMHDTKGDVEPEIGELDVIIFDGEEGYLYPMATSRPETVFAGVGIGVNDNAEYVIAEYFDKKYVLSYDAFRKLSYQRELKELKRISANELIGKTAINPITGKKVKIIKSKYVDPSYGTGLVMLTPAHDPFHKIVAEKEGLQEIYPVISTPGYPKIPTEVVETEDPAELKDYAESLYREEYYKGKILDVSRLVPDFMKEFVKNKIEGKPVKEARDYVIELLKTIGRYDKIYEINNGPIYCRCGAEIVVKVVKDQWFIKYDDPEWKMQALKSLDKINIIPPEARKEFEKVIFQLKRRAVGRSRGLGVKLPWDESQIIDSLSDSTIYTAFYTISHLINNSNDELFDYIFFGLGNAEELSKKLNITTEEIQKMRNEFTYWYPVDVRSSGRDLVLNHLPYYIYNHIAIFDTVPRSIVVNGFMRVGGKKMSKSFGNIYPLDKAIEEFGVDPIRLGLTIMSKLYEDIEFDPNSINAISQQLNKISSMINEITNFKGNNFGIAEKWLSTIIKRNIENFDKFMKEFDYNSAYKIALYDIYNNIKEYMSLTNSPNGELLRKVASAWLRLLYPAVPHFAEENWKFEGLVATSKFPDNEFEEYEDSIKIEYLENIIERARELQKISKAETAEKIIIYVNPNIDFAKEAAKAIENKETLKEFTSRNKTPNAEKMYTVMKEYSDYFRKTILKESEFDEMKILADFSQYIISELDILQMAVYDSTDNSIPDIKGKKSQALPLYPAIVLI
- a CDS encoding PaREP1 family protein; the encoded protein is MTLAKSSARIYYEEANELLDKGIITQASKKYYKAAEEAIKILAISEGEQINEWNADILNDIVLRLAMNYGDWIITSWSKAIALLTVDLPIDVVDEYRYDLIRLIELADEKFNSKNILKNQ
- a CDS encoding ATP-binding protein, producing the protein MAICNIPKVTVTTWSSRNVVLAGPTYRQYLQKALDAIKNKDIASIIGQPGMGKTTILKKLQENVNNSFYLDLASKTEIEDEFWSKIDQLKLRNMVLPLLSQNKGKYGYSFFKRLLGVKFEDWLEKVCNKFDEVELRIYCLSYEKNFDGMLKLISDLKKFEDLSLLIDEIRDNHIPKIHRLINSGLGIPVIMAIPTDSYSKITDLAIRRRLDESRISLDSALTPQDISEIIDAYCHPIAEDLFPIILSMWNGRELNTVSSILQFIKSDIEKMEKECNEDINCVKEKLKNSHTLKNPEEESRNLEKMIRDMLNSLSKELGITYVHPRGKRIEVKGKYIVAGIFFIKDNLAYVGLVKLMSDDKENDEEVELLSQLEKVEHDKKEYVVGNKFVITNSQKLNTNNVNKIEINTIEAIRILQGDADILEEKVKVFNSMLYNVQKSIAEI